From a region of the Microbacterium sp. nov. GSS16 genome:
- a CDS encoding NTP transferase domain-containing protein: protein MTATTIGAILLVGGRSTRMGGGAKPLLEVGGRTLLSRAIGAMTDAGCAPIIAVGPQLDSDAPVRWAREDPPFSGPAAGIAAGVSAQSGHGDGDAPEWTLVLAGDLPHVERVTAQLTGAATSAPSAADAVVLSAGGHPQWLAGIYRTAALRAAVRAAGDELAGLACRALLGGLDITWLADEDGITADIDTPADLARMRAAFEEETVSESSRTLPPEALDEWALALRERFDLDAEDVPIGLILDLARDVANGVARPAAPFSAFVAGLVAGRAGGTPQQVREAVAAVVELAGDWKER from the coding sequence ATGACCGCAACGACCATCGGCGCGATCCTGCTCGTCGGCGGGCGCTCGACGCGCATGGGCGGCGGTGCCAAGCCCCTGCTCGAGGTGGGCGGTCGGACGCTGCTCTCGCGCGCGATCGGCGCGATGACGGATGCCGGATGCGCGCCGATCATCGCCGTCGGGCCGCAGCTCGACTCCGACGCCCCGGTGCGGTGGGCGCGCGAGGATCCGCCGTTCTCTGGCCCAGCGGCAGGCATCGCCGCGGGGGTGTCTGCGCAGAGCGGCCACGGTGACGGCGATGCGCCGGAATGGACGCTCGTGCTCGCCGGTGACCTGCCGCATGTCGAGCGTGTGACCGCGCAGCTGACCGGGGCGGCGACCTCCGCACCGTCGGCCGCAGATGCGGTCGTGCTGAGCGCCGGTGGGCATCCGCAATGGCTCGCCGGCATCTACCGCACCGCGGCTCTGCGCGCTGCGGTGCGCGCCGCGGGGGATGAGCTCGCCGGCCTGGCGTGCCGCGCCCTGCTCGGCGGCCTCGATATAACGTGGCTGGCAGACGAAGATGGGATCACCGCCGACATCGACACCCCGGCGGACCTGGCGCGCATGCGCGCGGCATTCGAGGAGGAGACCGTGAGCGAATCATCCCGCACCCTGCCCCCCGAGGCGCTCGACGAGTGGGCGCTCGCCCTGCGCGAGCGGTTCGACCTCGATGCCGAAGACGTGCCGATCGGTCTCATCCTCGACCTCGCACGCGACGTCGCCAATGGCGTCGCACGGCCCGCCGCCCCGTTCAGCGCCTTCGTCGCCGGGCTGGTCGCGGGTCGTGCCGGCGGCACGCCGCAACAGGTTCGTGAGGCCGTCGCCGCCGTGGTCGAGCTGGCAGGCGACTGGAAGGAGCGCTGA
- a CDS encoding MoaD/ThiS family protein codes for MTTTQTTTVRFFAAAQEAVGQDALTTDAGTLGALRQQLLAEHPALTGILSRCAVLVDGARVDDDFALAEAKTIDVLPPFAGG; via the coding sequence ATGACGACGACGCAGACCACCACGGTGCGCTTCTTCGCCGCCGCGCAGGAGGCCGTCGGTCAGGATGCGCTGACGACGGATGCCGGAACGCTGGGGGCCCTCAGGCAGCAGCTGCTCGCCGAGCACCCGGCGCTCACGGGCATCCTGTCGCGCTGCGCGGTGCTCGTCGACGGCGCCCGAGTCGACGACGACTTCGCGCTCGCCGAGGCGAAGACGATCGACGTGCTGCCGCCGTTCGCGGGCGGGTGA
- a CDS encoding molybdenum cofactor biosynthesis protein MoaE encodes MTVRLARISDQPLSLDEHIAAVDSTTSGAVTTFVGRVRDHDPDAADAVVALEYTSHPDAEQTLHRIAEVASEGTDAVVAVSHRIGRLDVGEAAVVIAVASSHRDAAFTVCREVIEAIKRELPVWKRQVEADGTTAWKGIGG; translated from the coding sequence ATGACCGTCCGCCTGGCGCGCATCTCAGACCAGCCGCTGTCGCTCGACGAGCACATCGCCGCCGTCGACAGCACCACCTCCGGCGCCGTCACGACGTTCGTCGGCCGGGTGCGCGACCACGACCCGGATGCCGCGGATGCCGTCGTCGCGCTGGAGTACACCTCTCACCCGGATGCCGAGCAGACCCTGCACCGCATCGCCGAGGTCGCCTCGGAGGGAACGGATGCCGTCGTCGCCGTCAGCCACCGGATCGGGCGTCTCGATGTCGGAGAGGCGGCGGTCGTCATCGCCGTGGCCTCGTCGCACCGGGATGCGGCGTTCACGGTGTGCCGCGAGGTGATCGAGGCGATCAAGCGCGAGCTGCCGGTGTGGAAGCGTCAGGTCGAGGCCGACGGCACGACCGCGTGGAAGGGCATCGGCGGCTGA
- a CDS encoding MogA/MoaB family molybdenum cofactor biosynthesis protein gives MIAAAVLTVSDRSSAGARPDSAGPVAVSALREAGFDCDDATIVSDGADAVEHALRELLDSGIRLIITSGGTGVAPRDETPEGTARVIERQLPGIVEELRRAGLAATPASMLTRGLAGVVGDTLIVNLPGSPKAVAEGMPVVLSVAGHVLSQLDGEDHR, from the coding sequence ATGATCGCCGCCGCCGTCCTCACCGTCTCCGACCGCTCGTCGGCCGGAGCACGGCCCGACTCGGCCGGTCCCGTCGCCGTCAGCGCGCTGCGTGAGGCGGGCTTCGACTGCGATGACGCGACGATCGTGTCCGACGGGGCGGATGCCGTGGAGCATGCTCTGCGCGAGCTGCTCGATTCGGGCATCCGGCTCATCATCACCAGCGGCGGCACGGGGGTCGCACCGCGCGATGAGACGCCCGAGGGCACCGCGCGCGTGATCGAGAGGCAGCTGCCCGGCATCGTGGAAGAGCTGCGCCGCGCCGGCCTCGCCGCCACCCCCGCGTCGATGCTGACCCGCGGCCTCGCCGGCGTCGTCGGCGACACCCTGATCGTCAACCTGCCCGGCTCGCCGAAGGCCGTCGCCGAAGGCATGCCCGTCGTACTCTCGGTCGCCGGGCACGTGCTCAGCCAACTCGATGGAGAGGACCACCGATGA
- a CDS encoding helix-turn-helix transcriptional regulator: MTTTAVAYGPISSYSRVRILHLVQQRPERTIGELCEATGLHANTVREHLQRLIEGGYVIQTTEHRTTRGRPRTLYSAATGTPDASSPIAREKVAEAARRGDVMRRILAEPDSELGREATYQLDALVEHLEESGFEPIVDESRMTVELTPCPHAASSPEHRPMLCQVHLGLMQGVLTQAGGPIAAECVQAARRPEECTVQLRLTA; encoded by the coding sequence ATGACCACCACTGCGGTCGCGTACGGGCCGATCTCCAGCTACTCGCGCGTGCGCATCCTGCACCTCGTGCAGCAGCGACCCGAGCGCACGATCGGCGAGCTGTGCGAGGCGACCGGTCTGCACGCGAACACCGTGCGCGAGCACCTGCAGCGGCTGATCGAGGGCGGCTACGTCATCCAGACGACCGAGCACCGCACCACCCGCGGGCGCCCCCGCACCCTCTACAGCGCCGCGACCGGAACCCCGGACGCGTCGAGCCCGATCGCCCGTGAGAAGGTCGCCGAGGCGGCGCGTCGCGGCGATGTGATGCGGCGCATCCTCGCCGAACCGGACTCCGAGCTGGGGCGCGAGGCCACCTATCAGCTCGACGCCCTCGTCGAGCACCTCGAGGAGAGCGGCTTCGAGCCGATCGTCGACGAGAGCCGGATGACCGTCGAGCTCACGCCGTGCCCGCACGCCGCGAGCTCTCCCGAGCACCGCCCGATGCTCTGCCAGGTGCACCTGGGGCTCATGCAGGGCGTGCTGACTCAGGCCGGCGGACCCATCGCCGCCGAGTGCGTGCAGGCCGCGCGGCGGCCCGAGGAGTGCACGGTTCAGCTGCGGCTCACGGCCTGA
- a CDS encoding GntR family transcriptional regulator yields MMLQDALGDFAAPLAPSESLREQIENQLSARIVAGEIPPGHVLTVPRLATDFGVSATPVREAMLNLTRRGFLNPIRNRGFAVTEVSQDELNELCEVRMLLEAPPMRRIAGTLDDGVVAELRALADRIVEAGRAGLFAEFLAADTAFHLRVLAQAGNRALLDMVRELRQQTRLVGLAHLVESDALMPTALEHAQLVDLLVAGDGEGAEALMRRHIGHVGGVWSGRDER; encoded by the coding sequence ATGATGCTGCAGGATGCTCTGGGCGACTTCGCCGCCCCCCTCGCTCCCTCCGAGAGCCTGCGCGAGCAGATCGAGAACCAGCTGTCGGCGCGCATCGTCGCCGGGGAGATCCCGCCGGGACATGTGCTGACCGTGCCACGTCTGGCGACTGACTTCGGAGTCAGCGCCACCCCGGTTCGCGAGGCGATGCTCAATCTCACGCGCCGCGGCTTCCTCAATCCCATCCGCAACCGCGGATTCGCGGTGACCGAGGTCTCTCAGGATGAGCTCAACGAGCTGTGCGAGGTGCGGATGCTGCTCGAGGCGCCGCCCATGCGTCGCATCGCAGGCACACTCGACGACGGCGTGGTCGCTGAGCTGCGTGCGCTGGCCGACCGCATCGTCGAGGCGGGCCGAGCGGGGCTGTTCGCGGAGTTCCTGGCCGCGGACACCGCATTCCACCTGCGAGTCCTCGCGCAGGCGGGCAACCGCGCACTGCTCGACATGGTGCGGGAGCTTCGCCAGCAGACGCGTCTGGTGGGGCTCGCCCACCTGGTGGAGTCCGACGCACTGATGCCCACCGCCCTCGAACACGCGCAGCTGGTGGATCTGCTGGTCGCCGGAGATGGCGAGGGGGCGGAGGCGCTGATGCGCCGGCATATCGGTCACGTCGGAGGCGTGTGGAGCGGACGCGACGAGCGCTGA
- a CDS encoding branched-chain amino acid ABC transporter substrate-binding protein has protein sequence MNTRNPRLRRTLSLVAALGAIIITAGCSGGLGAGDDGGGDSDGPIKLGMLAPFSGSESAFGDYMKNGAQLAIDEINADGGIDDRKLELVVEDDACDATASVAAANKLVTNGVVASVGGYCSGATLPTLPIFDEAGIPMVIPAANSNELVKQQLPGVFLINGTGTQQAKAAVTYAQKIGAKTVAAIDDATAYSADLAGSFVQQAEEAGLTVAFEATVTPGENDYSAVATQLASAKPDLVYWTGYYQEGGLIVRQATDAGYEGAFLVGDGSVDAKFAEIAGKGYTDKVVGTFTQTPDMIQGADKWIADYEKLAGGKPGPYSTQSYDAVRVVAEAIDEADSTDFDKVVAALEGLKDFKTFAGPLTFTKDHTLSGGGFVIVGIDPASGSFVLEDDLQG, from the coding sequence ATGAACACCCGCAATCCGCGTCTGCGACGCACGCTGTCCCTCGTCGCCGCCCTAGGCGCGATCATCATCACCGCCGGCTGCTCGGGCGGCCTCGGCGCCGGCGACGACGGGGGCGGTGACTCCGACGGGCCCATCAAGCTCGGAATGCTGGCGCCGTTCTCGGGCAGCGAATCCGCTTTCGGGGATTACATGAAGAACGGTGCGCAGCTCGCGATCGACGAGATCAACGCCGACGGCGGCATCGACGACCGAAAGCTCGAACTGGTGGTGGAGGACGACGCCTGCGACGCCACTGCCTCGGTCGCGGCCGCGAACAAGCTCGTCACCAACGGCGTGGTCGCCTCGGTCGGCGGCTACTGCTCGGGAGCCACCCTTCCCACGCTGCCGATCTTCGACGAGGCCGGCATCCCCATGGTCATCCCGGCAGCCAACTCGAACGAGCTCGTCAAGCAGCAGCTGCCCGGTGTGTTCCTCATCAACGGCACCGGCACACAGCAGGCCAAAGCCGCAGTGACGTACGCCCAGAAGATCGGCGCGAAGACCGTTGCGGCGATCGACGATGCAACGGCGTACTCCGCCGATCTCGCGGGATCGTTCGTCCAGCAGGCTGAAGAGGCGGGACTCACCGTCGCATTCGAGGCGACCGTGACTCCCGGCGAGAACGACTACTCGGCAGTGGCGACACAGCTCGCTTCGGCCAAGCCGGACCTCGTGTACTGGACGGGGTACTACCAGGAGGGTGGTCTGATCGTCCGCCAGGCCACCGACGCCGGCTACGAGGGCGCGTTCCTGGTGGGCGACGGATCGGTCGACGCGAAGTTCGCCGAGATCGCCGGCAAGGGCTACACCGACAAGGTCGTGGGAACGTTCACGCAGACGCCCGACATGATCCAGGGCGCCGACAAGTGGATCGCAGACTACGAGAAGCTCGCCGGCGGCAAGCCCGGCCCGTACTCCACCCAGTCGTACGATGCCGTGCGCGTGGTCGCCGAGGCGATCGACGAAGCCGACAGCACCGATTTCGACAAGGTCGTCGCGGCGCTCGAGGGGCTGAAGGACTTCAAGACCTTCGCGGGCCCGCTGACGTTCACCAAGGATCACACCCTCTCGGGCGGCGGCTTCGTGATCGTGGGCATCGATCCCGCGAGCGGCAGCTTCGTGCTCGAGGACGACCTCCAGGGATGA
- a CDS encoding branched-chain amino acid ABC transporter permease — protein sequence MQLIWNGLIVGSFYALVALGYSMVYGIIKLLNFAHGDIYMLGAFAGFATMSAFGISNESSIPLLLVIMLLSMVTTGLIGVGIERIAYRPLRKSPRLAVLITAIGVSFTLEYAVRQIFGPNPEAFPVRLESSGFDFAGMRITAAQIVLVVIAAALMLVLAHIVERTRQGRAMRAIALDPQGAQLMGINVNRVIATVFFIGSALAGAAGVMAGAYYGSIDFLMGFIIGLKAFTAAVIGGIGNLYGAMLGGLLLGLLESFGSAWFGGEWRDVFSFAFLILFLTFKPTGLLGARVVERM from the coding sequence ATGCAACTCATCTGGAACGGCCTCATCGTCGGCTCGTTCTACGCCCTCGTCGCGCTCGGCTACAGCATGGTCTACGGGATCATCAAGCTGCTGAACTTCGCGCACGGCGACATCTACATGCTCGGCGCATTCGCCGGCTTCGCGACCATGTCGGCATTCGGGATCTCGAACGAGTCGTCGATCCCGCTGCTGCTGGTCATCATGCTGCTGTCGATGGTGACCACGGGTCTCATCGGGGTCGGCATCGAGCGCATCGCCTACCGGCCGCTGCGAAAGAGCCCGAGACTGGCAGTGCTGATCACGGCCATCGGCGTCTCGTTCACTCTCGAGTACGCCGTGCGGCAGATCTTCGGCCCCAACCCCGAGGCCTTCCCGGTGCGGCTGGAGTCCTCGGGCTTCGATTTCGCGGGCATGCGGATCACGGCCGCGCAGATCGTGCTCGTGGTGATCGCGGCGGCGCTGATGCTCGTGCTCGCGCACATCGTCGAGCGCACCCGGCAGGGACGCGCGATGCGCGCGATCGCCCTCGACCCGCAGGGTGCGCAGCTGATGGGCATCAACGTCAATCGCGTGATCGCCACGGTCTTCTTCATCGGCTCGGCACTCGCCGGGGCGGCGGGCGTGATGGCCGGCGCCTACTACGGCTCGATCGACTTCCTGATGGGGTTCATCATCGGCCTGAAGGCGTTCACCGCGGCCGTCATCGGCGGCATCGGCAACCTCTACGGCGCCATGCTCGGCGGCCTGCTGCTCGGGCTGCTCGAGTCGTTCGGCTCGGCCTGGTTCGGCGGCGAATGGCGGGACGTCTTCTCGTTCGCCTTCCTCATCCTGTTCCTCACCTTCAAACCGACCGGGCTGCTCGGCGCCCGCGTCGTCGAGAGGATGTGA
- a CDS encoding branched-chain amino acid ABC transporter permease codes for MSRSAFRDDAALRAPSPLFDRPAAPAGILSSNTGFLRALGTISVVLLLVLPFLDASRYTMSIATSALIYIMLCMGLNVVVGYAGLLDLGYIAFFAVGAYTSGIFTTVLGWPMWAALPATVLACIIAGIIIGAPTLRLRSDYLAIVTLGFGEIIRITANNLDITGGPSGIHGIPTWRFGDWSFADGFTLFGLEFPQRVVFYYFVAAVVVLVGVIGAGRLARGRLGRAWKAVRDDEDAAEAMGINTYIAKIMAYIIGAVWAGVAGQLMATHLSAISPNSFMFLYSALILMAVVLGGMGSTPGVIIGALFVSLAPELLRDFAEWRFLIFGVLLVVVMLFRPSGLWPATAVLPWLKKRRPVPPATAGFMAVPPTANEDLETVEGEESR; via the coding sequence ATGTCCCGCTCCGCATTCAGAGACGACGCCGCGCTGCGCGCCCCGTCGCCGCTGTTCGACCGCCCGGCTGCGCCGGCCGGCATCCTCTCGTCCAACACCGGCTTCCTGCGCGCGCTCGGCACGATCAGCGTCGTGCTGCTGCTCGTGCTGCCGTTCCTCGACGCGTCGCGGTACACGATGTCGATCGCGACGAGCGCGCTGATCTACATCATGCTGTGCATGGGCCTGAACGTCGTCGTCGGCTATGCCGGACTGCTCGACCTGGGCTACATCGCCTTCTTCGCCGTCGGCGCCTACACCTCCGGCATCTTCACGACGGTGCTCGGCTGGCCGATGTGGGCGGCGCTGCCGGCCACGGTGCTGGCGTGCATCATCGCCGGCATCATCATCGGCGCACCCACGCTGCGCCTGCGCAGCGACTACCTCGCGATCGTCACGCTCGGCTTCGGCGAGATCATCCGGATCACCGCGAACAACCTCGACATCACCGGCGGACCCTCCGGCATCCACGGAATCCCCACCTGGCGGTTCGGCGACTGGAGCTTCGCCGACGGCTTCACGCTGTTCGGGCTGGAGTTCCCGCAGCGCGTGGTGTTCTACTACTTCGTGGCCGCCGTGGTCGTGCTTGTGGGCGTGATCGGCGCCGGGCGCCTCGCCCGCGGCCGGCTCGGCAGGGCGTGGAAGGCCGTGCGCGACGATGAGGATGCCGCTGAGGCGATGGGCATCAACACCTACATCGCGAAGATCATGGCGTACATCATCGGCGCGGTCTGGGCCGGCGTCGCCGGGCAGCTCATGGCGACGCACCTGTCGGCGATCAGCCCGAACAGCTTCATGTTCCTGTACTCGGCGCTCATCCTCATGGCGGTCGTGCTCGGCGGCATGGGATCGACGCCCGGTGTGATCATCGGCGCGCTGTTCGTCTCGCTCGCCCCCGAGCTGCTGCGCGACTTCGCGGAATGGCGCTTCCTCATCTTCGGTGTGCTGCTGGTGGTGGTCATGCTGTTCCGCCCCTCCGGGCTGTGGCCGGCGACCGCGGTCCTGCCGTGGTTGAAGAAGCGCAGGCCGGTGCCGCCGGCGACCGCAGGGTTCATGGCGGTGCCGCCGACCGCCAACGAGGACCTCGAGACCGTGGAAGGCGAGGAGAGCCGATGA
- a CDS encoding ABC transporter ATP-binding protein translates to MSALLEVKDLRLQFGGVKAVDGLSFSVEAGEILAVIGPNGAGKTSAFNCISAFYLPTSGSVVFDGKDIVREAPGIFRTLRLVDLLQSFGFYRVLPSRVTKWGMARTFQNLRLFRELSVLDNVKTAMHANLREGFWSTLLHTPGYRRAEAECAEQARGWLDFVGFTGDENLYVTQLPYGEQRRVEIARALATGPKLLLLDEPAAGLNFNEKQGLMQLIRRIRDLGVAVVLIEHDMGLIMELAERIVVLNYGKEIAVGTPEQIKHDPVVIEAYLGVEDEALDDTKLQTGTVNLSSLDPARPGRTRKEGRS, encoded by the coding sequence ATGAGCGCGCTGCTGGAGGTCAAGGACCTGCGCCTGCAGTTCGGCGGCGTGAAGGCCGTCGACGGGCTGAGCTTCTCGGTCGAGGCGGGGGAGATCCTCGCGGTGATCGGGCCAAACGGCGCCGGCAAGACCAGTGCATTCAACTGCATCTCGGCGTTCTACCTGCCCACATCCGGATCCGTGGTCTTCGACGGCAAGGACATCGTGCGTGAGGCGCCTGGGATCTTTCGCACCCTGCGCCTGGTCGACCTGCTGCAGAGTTTCGGCTTCTACCGCGTGCTGCCCTCGCGTGTGACGAAGTGGGGGATGGCGCGCACGTTCCAGAACCTGCGGCTGTTCCGCGAGCTCAGCGTGCTCGACAACGTTAAGACGGCCATGCACGCCAACCTGCGCGAAGGGTTCTGGTCGACGCTGCTGCACACGCCGGGGTACCGGCGTGCCGAGGCGGAGTGCGCCGAGCAGGCCCGAGGATGGCTGGACTTCGTCGGATTCACCGGCGACGAGAACCTCTACGTCACGCAGCTGCCCTACGGCGAGCAGCGCCGCGTCGAGATCGCTCGCGCCCTCGCCACCGGGCCGAAGCTGCTGCTGCTGGACGAACCGGCCGCCGGACTGAACTTCAACGAGAAGCAGGGCCTGATGCAGCTGATCCGCCGCATCCGCGACCTCGGCGTCGCCGTCGTGCTGATCGAGCACGACATGGGCCTGATCATGGAGCTCGCCGAGCGCATCGTGGTGCTCAACTACGGCAAGGAGATCGCGGTGGGCACGCCCGAGCAGATCAAGCACGATCCGGTGGTCATCGAGGCGTACCTCGGCGTCGAAGACGAGGCACTCGACGACACCAAGCTGCAGACCGGCACCGTGAACCTCTCATCGCTCGATCCTGCCCGACCGGGCCGCACCCGCAAGGAGGGCCGGTCGTGA
- a CDS encoding ABC transporter ATP-binding protein produces MSTLTVDAADVYYGRVHALRGLSFEVQEGEIVCLLGNNGAGKSTTMNMLSGLVRPKSGVVRWGEMDLATAKPWDIVAAGLIHVPEGRRIFSTMTVHENLLLGGYTVRDAKLIGQRVEQVYALMPRLAERRRQQGGTLSGGEQQMVAIGRAIIGGPKLLLLDEPSMGLAPLVVKQVMETIQAVNAQGTTVLLVEQNARAALRIADRAYVVESGQATLSGPAAELAADARVIDAYLGG; encoded by the coding sequence GTGAGCACGCTGACAGTCGATGCGGCCGACGTCTACTACGGTCGCGTGCACGCCCTGCGAGGTCTGAGCTTCGAGGTGCAGGAGGGTGAGATCGTCTGCCTGCTGGGCAACAACGGCGCCGGCAAGTCGACGACGATGAACATGCTCTCGGGGCTCGTGCGCCCGAAGTCGGGCGTCGTGCGCTGGGGTGAGATGGATCTCGCCACAGCCAAGCCCTGGGACATCGTCGCGGCCGGGCTCATCCACGTGCCCGAGGGTCGACGCATCTTCTCGACCATGACCGTGCACGAGAACCTGCTGCTGGGCGGATACACCGTGCGCGACGCGAAGCTCATCGGCCAGCGTGTCGAGCAGGTGTACGCGCTGATGCCACGGCTGGCCGAGCGGCGCCGTCAACAGGGCGGCACCCTCTCCGGCGGCGAGCAGCAGATGGTCGCGATCGGACGCGCGATCATCGGCGGACCGAAGCTGCTGCTGCTCGACGAGCCGTCGATGGGGCTCGCGCCCCTGGTGGTCAAGCAGGTCATGGAGACGATCCAGGCGGTCAACGCCCAGGGCACCACGGTGCTGCTGGTCGAGCAGAACGCCCGCGCGGCGCTGAGGATCGCCGACCGCGCGTACGTCGTCGAAAGCGGTCAGGCCACGCTATCGGGTCCGGCGGCGGAACTCGCGGCGGATGCCCGGGTGATCGACGCCTATCTCGGGGGCTGA